In Trifolium pratense cultivar HEN17-A07 linkage group LG7, ARS_RC_1.1, whole genome shotgun sequence, a genomic segment contains:
- the LOC123896814 gene encoding ISWI chromatin-remodeling complex ATPase CHR11 — protein sequence MAKLSKPQASSEEALSNSSNSSEEEQVNDQINEEEDEEELEAVARAVSSDDEDEVVGDNPPDSDEDAAAEDGDDDEQGGDNEAPEISKREKARLREMQKMKKQKVQEILDAQNAAIEADMNNRGKGRLKYLLQQTELFAHFAKGDPSSSQKKSRGSGRHASKVTEEEEDEEYLKGEEDGVANTRLVTQPSCIQGKMRDYQLAGLNWLIRLYENGINGILADEMGLGKTLQTISLMGYLHEFRGIKGPHMVVAPKSTLGNWMNEIRRFCPILRAVKFLGNPEERRHIREDLLVAGKFDVCVTSFEMAIKEKTTLRRFSWRYIIIDEAHRIKNENSLLSKTMRIYNTNYRLLITGTPLQNNLHELWSLLNFLLPEIFSSAETFDEWFQISGENDQQEVVQQLHKVLRPFLLRRLKSDVEKGLPPKKETILKVGMSQLQKQYYKALLQKDLEVVNAGGERKRLLNIAMQLRKCCNHPYLFQGAEPGPPYTTGDHLITNAGKMVLLDKLLPKLKERDSRVLIFSQMTRLLDILEDYLMFRGYQYCRIDGNTGGDDRDASIDAFNKPGSEKFVFLLSTRAGGLGINLATADVVILYDSDWNPQVDLQAQDRAHRIGQKKEVQVFRFCTEYTIEEKVIERAYKKLALDALVIQQGRLAEQKTVNKDELLQMVRFGAEMVFSSKDSTITDEDIDRIIAKGEEATAELDAKMKKFTEDAIKFKMDDTAELYDFDDDKDENKFDFKKIVSENWIEPPRRERKRNYSESEYFKQTMRQGGPTKPKEPRIPRMPQLHDFQFFNIQRLSELYEKEVRYLMQAHQKNQVKDSIDVDEPEEVGDQLTTEEMEEKEHLLEQGFSSWSRKDFNTFIRACEKYGRNDIKSIASEMEGKTDEEVERYAKVFKERYKELNDYDRIIKNIERGEARISRKDEIMKAIGKKLDRYKNPWLELKVQYGQNKGKLYNEECDRFMICMVHKLGYGNWDELKAAFRTSPLFRFDWFVKSRTTQELARRCDTLIRLVEKENQEFDERERQARKEKKLAKSMTPTKRTLARQTESPSSTKKRKQLTMDDYANSGKRRK from the exons ATGGCGAAACTTTCAAAACCACAAGCTTCTTCCGAAGAAGCACTCTCGAATTCTTCCAATTCTTCGGAGGAAGAGCAGGTGAATGACCAGATCaacgaagaagaagatgaagaggagCTTGAAGCTGTAGCTCGTGCTGTTAGTTCTGATGATGAGGATGAAGTTGTTGGGGATAATCCACCGGATTCTGATGAAGATGCTGCTGCTGAAGATGGTGATGACGATGAACAG GGAGGAGACAATGAAGCTCCTGAAATAAGCAAACGTGAGAAGGCTAGATTAAGAGAAATgcaaaaaatgaagaaacagAAAGTTCAGGAGATACTGGATGCTCAAAATGCTGCCATTGAAGCTGACATG AATAATAGAGGAAAGGGACGTTTGAAGTATCTCTTACAGCAGACTGAGCTGTTTGCGCATTTTGCAAAAGGTGATCCATCATCATCTCAAAAGAAGTCACGAGGAAG CGGTCGCCATGCATCAAAAGTGACTGAAGAGGAGGAAGATGAAGAGTACCTGAAAGGAGAAGAAGACGGTGTTGCAAACACTCGTTTGGTGACACAACCATCAT GTATTCAAGGGAAGATGAGGGATTACCAATTGGCTGGACTAAACTGGCTCATTCGATTGTATGAGAATGGAATAAATGGAATTCTTGCCGATGAGATG GGGCTTGGTAAAACATTGCAAACTATATCATTAATGGGTTACTTGCATGAGTTTAGAGGAATTAAAGGCCCTCATATGGTGGTTGCCCCAAAATCAACTCTTGGGAATTGGATGAATGAGATTCGTCGCTTTTGTCCTATTTTGCGTGCTGTAAAATTCCTCGGCAACCCTGAAGAAAGG AGACATATAAGAGAGGACTTGTTGGTTGCTGGGAAGTTTGATGTTTGTGTTACAAGTTTTGAAATGGCCATCAAGGAGAAGACTACTTTACGTCGATTTAGTTGGCGCTACATAATTATTGATGAAGCTCATCGAATCAAGAATGAGAATTCATTGCTCTCTAAAACAATGAGGATCTACAATACAAACTACCGCCTCCTTATAACTGGCACACCACTTCAG AATAATCTTCATGAACTGTGGTCTCTTCTCAACTTTCTTCTGCCCGAAATTTTTAGTTCTGCTGAAACCTTTGATGAGTGGTTTCAAATCTCTGGTGAAAATGACCAACAGGAGGTTGTTCAACAATTACACAAG GTCCTCCGACCATTTCTCCTTCGAAGGTTGAAGTCAGATGTTGAGAAAGGGTTGCCACCAAAAAAAGAAACCATTCTTAAAGTGGGCATGTCACAATTGCAGAAACAATATTATAAAGCATTACTGCAGAAGGATCTTGAGGTTGTCAATGCTGGCGGAGAACGAAAGCGCCTCCTGAATATAGCTATGCAACTACGGAAATGTTGTAATCATCCATATCTTTTCCAAGGTGCTGAACCTGGTCCTCCCTATACAACAGGAGATCATCTCATTACCAATGCTG GTAAAATGGTTCTTTTGGATAAGTTGCTTCCCAAATTAAAAGAGCGCGATTCTAGGGTCCTTATATTTTCACAG ATGACTAGGCTGCTAGACATACTTGAAGATTATTTAATGTTCCGTGGATATCAATATTGTCGCATAGATGGCAATACTGGCGGGGATGATCGTGACGCTTCCATTGATGCTTTCAACAAACCTGGAAGTGAGAAATTTGTCTTCTTGTTATCAACTCGAGCTGGGGGTCTTGGTATTAATCTTGCTACTGCTGATGTTGTCATTCTGTATGATAGTGACTG GAACCCACAAGTTGACTTGCAGGCCCAGGACCGTGCTCATAGGATAGGTCAGAAGAAAGAAGTTCAAGTTTTCCGCTTTTGCACTGAG TATACAATTGAGGAAAAAGTCATTGAAAGGGCTTACAAAAAACTTGCACTTGATGCTTTGGTGATTCAACAAGGGCGATTGGCTGAGCAGAAGA CTGTAAATAAAGATGAGTTGCTTCAAATGGTTAGATTTGGAGCTGAAATGGTTTTCAGTTCCAAAGATAGTACAATTACAGATGAGGATATTGATAGAATTATTGCCAAAGGAGAAGAAGCAACTGCGGAGCTTGATGCCAAGATGAAGAAATTTACTGAAGATGCAATCAAATTCAAGATGGATGACA CTGCCGAGTTATATGACTTTGATGATGATAAG GATGAGAAcaagtttgattttaaaaaaattgtgagtgAAAACTGGATTGAACCACCAAGAAGGGAGCGGAAGCGCAA TTACTCAGAGTCTGAATACTTCAAGCAAACAATGCGCCAAGGTGGACCCACTAAGCCAAAGGAGCCCCGCATTCCGAGGATGCCACAGTT GCATGATTTCCAGTTTTTCAACATACAAAGACTGAGTGAGCTGTATGAAAAGGAAGTACGCTATCTCATG CAAGCACATCAGAAGAATCAAGTGAAGGACTCAATAGATGTTGATGAACCAGAAG AGGTGGGAGATCAATTGACTACTGAAGAGATGGAAGAAAAGGAACATCTGCTAGAACAG GGATTTTCATCATGGAGCCGAAAAGATTTTAATACCTTCATCAGGGCCTGTGAGAAGTATGGTCGAAATGATATTAAAAGTATTGCTTCAGAGATGGAAGGAAAAACTGATGAGGAAGTTGAAAGATATGCTAAGGTCTTCAAAGAAAGATACAAGGAATTAAATG ATTATGATAGAATTATCAAAAACATTGAGAGGGGGGAGGCTAGAATTTCTCGGAAGGACGAGATCATGAAAGCTATCGGAAAGAAATTGGACCGCTACAAGAACCCTTGGCTAGAGTTGAAGGTGCAATATGGACAAAACAAAGGGAAGCTATACAATGAAGAATGTGACCGATTCATg ATATGCATGGTGCACAAACTTGGCTATGGGAACTGGGATGAGTTGAAGGCTGCATTTCGAACATCACCCTTGTTTAGATTTGATTGGTTTGTCAAGTCTCGCACAACACAGGAACTTGCAAGGAGGTGTGACACACTCATTCGGTTGGTTGAAAAGGAAAACCAGGAATTTGATGAGAGGGAAAGACAAGCTCGCAAAGAGAAGAAACTTGCCAAG AGTATGACTCCGACAAAGCGGACTTTGGCAAGACAGACTGAGAGTCCATCTTCTACAAAGAAGCGAAAGCAGTTAACTATGGATGATTATGCTAACTCG GGCAAGAGGAGAAAATAA
- the LOC123896815 gene encoding serine/threonine-protein kinase PBL27-like yields MGGCFPCFGSSNKEDTNAVKEVSKKETFKEASLPQSHHPTRVSSDKSKSKSVSDSKKEAPVQKDGPTAHIAAQTFTFRELAAATKNFRPECLLGEGGFGRVYKGRLESTGQVVAVKQLDRNGLQGNREFLVEVLMLSLLHHPNLVNLIGYCADGDQRLLVYEFMPLGSLEDHLHDLPPDKEPLDWNTRMKIAAGAAKGLEYLHDKANPPVIYRDLKSSNILLDEGFHPKLSDFGLAKLGPVGDKTHVSTRVMGTYGYCAPEYAMTGQLTLKSDVYSFGVVFLELITGRKAIDNTRGHGEHNLVAWARPLFKDRRKFPKMADPLLQGRYPMRGLYQALAVAAMCLQEQAATRPLIGDVVTALTYLASQTFDPNAGNQSSRGGSSTPRMRDDRRSSMADSVDSPDRARLGSPSTHRNSPDFRKREGRDPSELGRIDTGGGGSGRKWGLDDLERRDSQRDSPVNTGKGRETPRNRDLDRERAVAEARVWGENWREKKRANAMGSFDGTNE; encoded by the exons ATGGGTGGGTGTTTTCCTTGTTTTGGATCATCCAACAAGGAGGACACTAATGCTGTCAAAGAAGTTTCAAAGAAAGAGACTTTTAAAGAAGCTTCTCTTCCTCAATCTCATCACCCTACTAGGGTTAGCTCAG ataaatcaaaatcaaaaagtGTCTCAGATTCTAAGAAGGAAGCCCCGGTTCAAAAGGATGGACCGACGGCACATATTGCTGCACAAACATTTACATTCCGAGAGCTTGCAGCTGCTACAAAGAATTTTAGGCCAGAGTGTTTATTAGGTGAAGGAGGTTTTGGACGTGTTTACAAAGGTCGCCTTGAGAGCACAGGACAG GTAGTTGCGGTAAAACAGCTTGACCGAAATGGACTTCAAGGAAATCGAGAGTTTTTGGTGGAAGTTCTCATGCTCAGCCTCTTACATCACCCAAATCTTGTGAATTTGATTGGTTATTGTGCTGATGGTGATCAGCGGCTGCTCGTTTATGAATTTATGCCATTGGGATCTTTGGAGGATCATTTACACG ATCTTCCCCCTGACAAGGAGCCTCTAGACTGGAACACAAGGATGAAAATAGCAGCTGGTGCAGCCAAGGGATTGGAATATTTGCACGACAAGGCAAATCCCCCTGTGATATATAGAGACTTAAAATCATCCAACATCCTCTTAGATGAAGGTTTTCATCCCAAATTATCAGATTTTGGGTTGGCAAAACTTGGTCCAGTTGGTGACAAGACTCATGTATCCACACGAGTAATGGGAACATATGGCTATTGTGCTCCAGAATATGCTATGACTGGTCAACTAACTCTGAAATCTGACGTCTATAGTTTTGGAGTTGTCTTCCTTGAACTCATTACCGGGCGCAAGGCTATTGATAATACTCGTGGGCATGGAGAGCATAATCTTGTGGCATGG GCACGACCTCTTTTTAAAGACCGCAGGAAGTTTCCGAAAATGGCTGATCCACTACTTCAAGGTAGATATCCAATGCGGGGACTGTACCAAGCACTTGCAGTTGCAGCAATGTGTTTGCAGGAACAAGCTGCTACAAGACCTCTTATTGGAGATGTTGTGACTGCTCTCACATATCTGGCCTCTCAAACATTCGACCCGAATGCAGGCAATCAGTCTAGCAGGGGCGGTTCATCAACCCCTAGGATGAGGGATGACAGAAGGAGCAGCATGGCAGATAGTGTGGATAGTCCCGACCGTGCACGGCTTGGTTCCCCTTCTACTCATAGAAACTCACCTGACTTCAGGAAGAGAGAAGGTAGGGATCCAAGTGAGTTGGGAAGGATCGACACTGGTGGTGGTGGATCAGGGAGAAAATGGGGATTGGATGATTTAGAAAGGCGTGATTCTCAGAGAGATAGCCCTGTAAATACCGGAAAAGGTAGAGAGACTCCAAGGAACCGCGACCTGGATAGAGAACGTGCAGTTGCAGAAGCAAGAGTATGGGGTGAGAATTGGAGAGAGAAGAAACGAGCAAATGCAATGGGAAGCTTTGATGGTACAAACgaatga